The nucleotide sequence GGTGGTCAGCCGACTCTGGCGACGGGTGGATGCGCTGGGGCTGGAGGATTTCAATGCCTACCTGGCTTATGTATTCGGATCGGATGGTGCGGCGGAGCGGGCAGAGATGCTCGACCGCCTGACCACCAACGAAACCTACTTCTTTCGCGAGCCGGCGCATTTCGCCCGGCTCAAGAACCAGATCATCCCCAGCCTCAAAGACCGTCCGATCAAGGTCTGGTGCGCAGCAGCGTCCACCGGCGAAGAACCTTACAGCCTGGCCATGGTGCTCGACGAGCAGCTTGGCGGGGACGGCTGGCAGCTGGTGGCAAGTGATATTTGCGGCCGTGCGGTGCAGCAGGCCAAACGCGGCATTTACCGCCTGGAACGTCTGGAACTGCTGCCGGTGGACTACCTCAAGACCTACTGCCGGCGCGGGACCGGGACCTACCAGGGCATGATGATGATCGATCGGGACCTGCGCACGCGGGTGCGTTTCGAACAGCACAATCTGCTGCACCCCTGGCCCGAGGCTGGTGGCTTTGACGTGATTTTCCTGCGCAATGTGCTGATCTATTTCGACCAGCCGACGCGTCAGCGGGTGATCGACAATCTCTGCAAGGCGTTGCGACCCGGTGGGTGGCTGATCACCGGGCACTGCGAGTCCCTGGCGGGCATTCGTATGCCGCTGCAGCAGCTGGCACCCTCGGTTTATCGGGAGAGCAATACCCAGCAGGCGCCACGGAGGATTACCGCATGATCAAGGTAATGATCGTCGACGATTCGGCCGTGGTGCGTTCGTTATTGCGCGAGCAGCTGGAGGCCGAGCCGGACATTGACGTAATCGGCGTAGCGCCGGACCCATTATTCGCCTTTCAGAAACTGCGCACTCTGCGGCCCGATGTTCTGGTGGTCGATGTGGAAATGCCGCGTATGGACGGGCTCACCTTTCTGCGGCAGCTGATGCAGGATGACCCGATTCCGACCATCGTGTTTTCTTCTCTGGCCGAGCAGGGTTCGGCGGTTGCGCTGGACGCCATGGACGCCGGTGCGGTGGCCATCCTCTGCAAGCCGGGCGCTGGGGTCGGGCAGTTCATTCAGGAGCAGCGGGCGCAACTGGTGCAGACAGTGCGCCAGGCAGCGACCAGCCGGATGCGCAAGGTAGGGCGTCCGGTACAGAGCAAGACTCAGAGCGTTCCACCGCTGGCGGGCACGGCGTTGAGCCGTACCACCGATGCGCTTGTCGCTATCGGTACTTCGACCGGCGGCACCCGAGCGCTGGAATACCTGCTCAAGCGGATGCCCAAGGACTGCACGGGGCTGGTCATCGTTCAGCATATGCCGGCCAATTTCACCCGACAGTTTGCCCAGCGTCTTAACGCGTCCTGTGCCATCGAGGTGCAGGAAGCCCAGGATGGCGACCGCGTGATACCGGGGCGGGCACTCATCGCACCGGGTGGTCTGCACCTGAGCGTACGCCGCAATGGCGCGCAGTATCAGGTGGTGGTGCAGGACGGCCCGCCGGTTTCGCGGCATAAACCTTCGGTGGACGTGTTGTTCCGTTCCGTCGCCCAGGCAGCGGGACGCAACGCGCTCGGCGTTATCATGACGGGCATGGGGGATGATGGCGCCCGCGGTTTGAAGATCATGCGTGATGCCGGTGCTCTTACCCTGGCCCAGGATGAAGACAGCTGCGTGGTCTTTGGCATGCCCAAGGAAGCCATACGCCACGGAGCGGTGGAGCAGATATGTAGCCTGGACCAGATACCCGAGCGGATCGCTCACTTCGGCCAGAAAGTTTGAATGCATTTGGAATGACCTATGCGCACAGCGTTGCCAGAACTCCCTGATTCGGTTCGCCAGCGAAAGGTGCTGATCGTCGAGGACAGCCCCTTTCAGCGTGAGCTGCTTTGCGCGTTATTGGCCGAGTTGGGGCTCGACCAGGTCGAGCAGGCCGTCGATGGCAACGCCGCATTGGAGGTGTTGCGCGCCTGTGGTGAGGAGCTGCCGCTGCTGTTGGTGGACCTGGAAATGCCGGTGATGAACGGCATCCAGCTGTTGCAGTGCATGAGCGAGGAACAGATACGCGCTGAAGTCATGATTGTCAGCTCCCATGACGAGGCGCTGATCGTCACCGTGGAGGGCATGCTGGCGGCAGCGGGAATGCCCCTGCTTGGCAGCTTGCGCAAGCCTATCGCCGGTCAGGATCTGCATCGGTTGTTGTCCAGGAGCGGCGGCAAGCTCTTTCCCGCCGGGAAGGGAGCGCTATCCACTTGCATGCCGAGTGAGCTGGAACTTGCAGCGGCAATCGAGAGTGGCTGCATACGCCCGTATTACCAACCGAAAGTGCAGCTGAGCAACGGCCAGGTGACGGGCTACGAGGTGCTGGCACGCTGGGTCAGACCGGATGAAACCCTGATATTCCCCGGCGATTTCATACCCCTTGCGACCGAGAGCGGCCAGCTCGGTGCGCTCACCTTCAGCTTGGTAGACCAGGTGCTGGACGATCTGTCGAGGCTGGCAGACGACACCATCAGCATGGCGCTCAACGTCGATATCAGCCTGCTCGCCAACCGCCATTTCGCCGATGACCTGATTCACCGTGTGTCTGCTGCAGGCCGTCAGCCAAGCCAAATGGTGCTGGAAGTCACTGAAAGCGCACTGATGCACGATCCGCTGGTTACGCTGGGTTCGGTCGGGCGTTTGCGTCTGGCAGGGTTCGGCCTTTCCATCGACGATTACGGTACGGGGTTTTCTACGCTACGCCAGCTGTCCCGGCTGCCTTTCACCGAACTGAAGATCGACCGAGCCTTCATCAGCGAAGCGCACAGGAACCAGCGTGCCCGCGCGATTCTTTATTCGGCCATCGAGATGGGGCACAAGCTCGGCTTGCCCTGTGTGACTGAAGGAGTGGAGCACAAGGACGATCTGATGCTGCTGGAGAAGCTGGGGTGCCATTCAGGGCAGGGCTATCTTTTTGCCCGCCCCATGCCCGGGGAGCAGCTTGACGTTTGGCACCTGCAGCATAAAAACCGCGCCTCCCTGATGGACTGGGTGGTGGAATGAAATCGAATCGGCGCCTTGCAAAGCTTCCATGGCTTCTGGCTCCAATCGGGACATGCCTGCTACTGGTACTTATAACCTTTGTCGCGCTGGAAATGATGCAGCGAAAGTTGCTCGGCAATGACTCGATGCAGCTTCACGAGATGTACCTGCTGGCGCGCAATCTGATGATGGCACTGTGCCTGGTGACAGTCGCCCTGGCGCTTTGGCTTACCCGGCGCGTGCTGAGATACCGCAGGCATCTGGCCGAGCGTGACGCGCTCTATCATCAGGTACTCAACCACTTGCCGTTGATGGTGCGCATTCGTGATTTGAGCGGCCAGGTGCGCTTCGAGAACCTGGCTACCCGGGGCTCGGAAGTCGCCGACTGGGGCAGCCTCGATCTGCTGGATGCCGAGCAAGGTTCCCGCCTGCCGCCTGTGAGCCGGGTGGTCTGGGAATCCCAGCGCGAGGCGCTGCAGAAAGGGGTATCCCAGGAACGCTTTCTGGAGATCGGTGAGGTGGATCAGGCGGACTACCGCGCCTACCGGCTGATTTCGTTTCCAATTTATGACGTTGATGGCCGCGCCCGTGCCTTGGGTAGCATGGCGATCGTGGAAACCGACCAGGCCCGGGATAGGCGCTCACTGGCCAGTCTCGCGGCGGATCTCGAGCAGCAGGTTCAGGCGCGGACCGCCGAGCTGAGTGCGGCCAAGGAGCAGGCCGAAGCCGCCACCCGGGCCAAGGCGACCTTTCTGGCCAACATGAGCCATGAGATTCGCTCCCCGCTCAATGCGCTGGTGGGGCTGTCGCATCTGGCCCGACGCAGCAACCATGATCCGCGGCTGGAAAACTACCTGGGCAAGATCCTCAAGTCCGCAGAGCATTTGCAGGACGTCGTCGGCGACATACTCGATTTCAGCAAGATCGAAGCGGGCGAGATGACCATCGAGCGGGTGGAATTCTCGCTGCAGCGGCTGGTGGACAGCGTCGTCGATATTGTTTGGGAGCGGGCTCGGGGCAAGCCCCTGCAGCTGATCGTGGATATCGATCCGCGCCTGCCTGAGCAGTTTTACGGTGACCCGCTGCGAATCGTGCAGATACTGATCAACTTCATGGATAACGCGATCAAGTTCACCGAGCGAGGCCGCATTTCCATGCGAGTCCTCTTGGGCGAAGCCCAGGCAGAGCGCTACGGCCTGCACTTTGAGATACAGGACAGCGGTGTAGGTATTCCGGCAGATCGGCTGGGCGAAATATTCAAACCCTTCCAGCAACTGGATGATTCCATCACCCGTCGCTACGGCGGCTCGGGGCTGGGCCTGGCAATCTGCGCACAACTGACAACCTTGCTCGGCGGCCAATTGACGGCGCGCAGCGAGCTGGGCGTCGGCAGCCTGTTCCGGCTGAGCCTCGAGCTTGAGGCTGTAACCGCGACACCTGGTAGCGCGGAGGCTGGCGATGCGCTGCGCAGGGTCTCCATGGCTGGCCGGCATGTGTTGCTGGTGGAGGATGACGCGCTGAATCGTGAAGTGGCGACCGAGCAGTTGTCTGCACTGGGTTTGCGGGTGTCGGTGGCAGTAAATGGCTTCGAGGCTTTGCAGTATCTGGCGAGCGATTCAAGCGTGGATCTGGTCCTGATGGATGTGCAGATGCCAGTCATGGACGGGCTGGAAACCATTCGTGTGCTGCGCGCGAGCCAGCCGGAACTTCCGGTAATCGCCCTGACAGCGAACAATCTGCGAGGCGATCGCGAGCGCTGCCTGCAGGCGGGGATGAGTGATTACCTGGCCAAACCCATCGACCCGGTGCAGCTGGAGTTGCTGCTGGAACGCTGGCTGTCCCAGCCGCTTGCCCATTTGCCGCCGGAGCAATTATCCGAGCAGCGCCAGCAACCGTTTCCAGACATTGCCGGTCTTGATCACCAGGCAGCGCTGGCGCGTCTGCTGGGCAATCATGAGCTGTACCTGAGCCTGCTGGGTCGTTTTGCCGATGACTACGCTGAGGTCGCGGAAAATGTGTGTCAGAGCTTGGAGAATGGGCGATTCGACCAGGCCCAGGAGGAGCTGCACCGCTTCAAGTCGCTGGCCGGGACGCTTGGTGCAGAAGCCTTGCAAGCCTTGAGCCTGGAGCTTGAGTTGGCGCTGCGGGAGGAGCGCGCCTGGGCTGATGCTTATTACCGCTTCGCCGATGAATTCAACCGGGTGCTGGGAGCCATCAAGACCGGCCTTGCGTCCATGGGGAAATAGCTCTCGCTTCGGCGATTGGCTGTCGCTGGGCTACCATCGGGTTTTTCCGAGTCGGCTAGCTTCATGAAATCCGTATCCCCAGTTGCGTTGTATCAGCAGGCCCTCGCCGACGGTTTTGTCAGCGATGCGGCTCAGCTGGCCGCGGTCGAGCAGCTGCAGCGCTGCCATGAGGCGCTGCACAGCGAAGTGCAACAACCAGCGCCGCGAGGGGTTTACCTCTGGGGACCCGTCGGCCGCGGCAAGACCTGGCTGATGGACATGTTTTACGGCAGCCTGAGTGTGCCGGCGCGCCGTCAGCATTTTCATCACTTCATGCGTTGGGTGCATATGCGCCTGTTTCAGCTCAACGGAACGGCCGATCCGCTGCAGGCGCTGGCCCGTGAGCTGGTTGCAGAGGTCCGCGTGCTGTGTTTCGACGAGCTGTTCGTCGGCGACATTGGTGATGCCATCATCCTTGGACGGTTGTTCCAGGTGATGTTCGAGCAGGGCGTGGTCATTGTCGCAACGTCCAACCAGCCGCCCAGCCAGCTGTATGCCGACGGCTTCAACCGCGAGCGTTTCCTGCCTGCCATCGCGGCCATCGAGCTGCATATGGATGTGGTCAGTGTGGACGGCGGAGCGGATCACCGGCTGCGTCCCGGCGCGCAGCTACAGCGTTACTGGTTGCACGAACCCGGAGCGCCCAGCGCGTTGGCGGCTGTATTTGACGCCTTGTCCGAAGGTGCGAGTAGCGACGCGCCTACCACCCTCGGGCGACGCTCCTTGCAGGTGGTTCGGCGTTGCGAAGCGGTGATCTGGTGCCGCTTTGCCGAGCTGTGCGAGCAGCCGTTCGCGGCGCTGGACTTCATCGAGCTGTGCGATCGCTACCGGGTGGTCCTGCTGAGCGATGTACCGAGGCTGGGCGGCAAGCAGCGCGAAGGGCGTATCGCCCGTGGTACTGAAGATGCTGCACAGCTGGTGAAAGCCGGCGATCGGCAATTACCTCAGCTTGCCGCGCTGGATGATGCGGTTCGGCGATTCATCGCGTTGGTGGATGAGTGCTACGACCGCCGAGTGCCCTTGTACATCGAGGCGCAAGTGCCGCTCGAAGAACTCTACACAGATGGTTATCTGGCGTTTCCGTTTCGCCGTACCCTGAGCCGCCTCAGAGAAATGCAGCTGGAGCGTTTCGGCAGATAGCTCAGTCGCGGTAGAAAACCTGCACCAGGTGATAGCCAAACTGGCTTTTGACCGGCCCGTGCACTTCGCGCAGTGCCTTCTTGAAAATTATCTGGTCGATGCTGCGCACCATCTGTCCGGGGCGCACTTCGCCGAGGTCGCCACCTTTTTTGCCAGAAGGGCAGGTCGAATATTTCCTGGCCAGCACATCGAAGGCCTCGCCGTTGGCGATGCGCTTCTTCAGCTGTGCAGCCTCAGCTTCGGTCTTCACCAGTATGTGACGCGCCATGGCTTTGGGCATTGTTGGGTCTCCTTGAATGCGGGCGCGATTGTAGAACAGCTGGGCCGGCGCGTTCGTGGCGACTTCAGGTAAATACGAACCCATGGCCTCTGTATTTCAGGTCGACGTGCCGGCTGATCTGCATGGCGTGCCGGCGCGATCCAGTTCCTTGCGGTACTGGCCGGGGGGAATGCCGGTCCATCGCCGGAACAGGCGGTGGAAGGCGCTGGGCTCCTGAAAACCGGCGCGCACGGCGACTTCGCTGACGCTGAGGCTGCGGTCGCGCAGCAGGCTGAATACCAGCGCGCGGCGGACTTCGTGTTTGATCTCCTGAAAGGTGAAACCTTCCTTGCCCAGCTGCCGCCGTAGCGTCTGTTCGCTGATCCCCAATGAGCCGGCCATCTCCGCCAGGGTCGGCCATTGGTCGCTGGGTCGCTCGCGCAGCGTGCGGAAGATGCGTGATGTAAGGCCGGCGTCGTTACGAAAACGCACCACCAGCCATTGCGGGCAGCTGCGCAGGAAGCCGCGCAGCGCGGCGAGGTCCTGAATTACCGGCAGTTTCAGGTAGCTGGCATCGAAGGCAACTTCTGTTCGGGTTCCGTCGTATTCGACCAGGGGCCCCCAGTGCCAGGGTGCGGGTTCCCCCAGCCGCGCCGCGCTGCTGAAGCAACTGCGGTTGAGCGGGATGCGCCGGCCCACCAGCCAGCACATCACGCCCAGTACGATGCTGAGAAAGATCTCCTCGGCGGCGCGTTTGAGAGTTCCGTCGGATAGGCGCGTATCCAGCCTGATGATGGCCTGGGCTCCGCGTATTTCGAGCGTCCCGCGGATGTCGCGGATAAACAGCGCCAGGTATTGCAGGCAGCGTTGCAGCGCCCTGCCCAGGTTGGGTTCCTGGATCAGCCCGCGGCAGATCAGGGCAAAGCTGCCGCCAGGCAAGCCATGGGAATCGAACCCGAAGAATTCGTCATCCAGCTCCTCGGCCATCGCCAGCCAGAAACGGCTCACGGCAGCGGCCGGCAACTGGGCGTTGGGCGCTTCCAGCATTGCGCTTTCGATGCCGGCGCGAGTCAGTATCTGTTGCATCCGCTCGGGAGCGTCCCGCAGTCGATGGAGCGCGGCCTCGACAAGGTAGGCCGCAACCGAATCCTGTTTACCCATGACGGCGGTACTCATTTTCATGGCCAAATCTATGCGCGAAAGGCGGGCGCTTTGGGCATAGCAAGCGACCCCCGGGGCTTTCTAGACTGTCATCGACGCCGCCTGTTTCAAGGCTCGATAAACTGCCACGGAATCTGCCATGAGAGTTCAGCCTGTCACCCGTTTCGA is from Pseudomonas saudiphocaensis and encodes:
- a CDS encoding EAL domain-containing protein — protein: MRTALPELPDSVRQRKVLIVEDSPFQRELLCALLAELGLDQVEQAVDGNAALEVLRACGEELPLLLVDLEMPVMNGIQLLQCMSEEQIRAEVMIVSSHDEALIVTVEGMLAAAGMPLLGSLRKPIAGQDLHRLLSRSGGKLFPAGKGALSTCMPSELELAAAIESGCIRPYYQPKVQLSNGQVTGYEVLARWVRPDETLIFPGDFIPLATESGQLGALTFSLVDQVLDDLSRLADDTISMALNVDISLLANRHFADDLIHRVSAAGRQPSQMVLEVTESALMHDPLVTLGSVGRLRLAGFGLSIDDYGTGFSTLRQLSRLPFTELKIDRAFISEAHRNQRARAILYSAIEMGHKLGLPCVTEGVEHKDDLMLLEKLGCHSGQGYLFARPMPGEQLDVWHLQHKNRASLMDWVVE
- a CDS encoding AraC family transcriptional regulator produces the protein MGKQDSVAAYLVEAALHRLRDAPERMQQILTRAGIESAMLEAPNAQLPAAAVSRFWLAMAEELDDEFFGFDSHGLPGGSFALICRGLIQEPNLGRALQRCLQYLALFIRDIRGTLEIRGAQAIIRLDTRLSDGTLKRAAEEIFLSIVLGVMCWLVGRRIPLNRSCFSSAARLGEPAPWHWGPLVEYDGTRTEVAFDASYLKLPVIQDLAALRGFLRSCPQWLVVRFRNDAGLTSRIFRTLRERPSDQWPTLAEMAGSLGISEQTLRRQLGKEGFTFQEIKHEVRRALVFSLLRDRSLSVSEVAVRAGFQEPSAFHRLFRRWTGIPPGQYRKELDRAGTPCRSAGTST
- the zapE gene encoding cell division protein ZapE, giving the protein MKSVSPVALYQQALADGFVSDAAQLAAVEQLQRCHEALHSEVQQPAPRGVYLWGPVGRGKTWLMDMFYGSLSVPARRQHFHHFMRWVHMRLFQLNGTADPLQALARELVAEVRVLCFDELFVGDIGDAIILGRLFQVMFEQGVVIVATSNQPPSQLYADGFNRERFLPAIAAIELHMDVVSVDGGADHRLRPGAQLQRYWLHEPGAPSALAAVFDALSEGASSDAPTTLGRRSLQVVRRCEAVIWCRFAELCEQPFAALDFIELCDRYRVVLLSDVPRLGGKQREGRIARGTEDAAQLVKAGDRQLPQLAALDDAVRRFIALVDECYDRRVPLYIEAQVPLEELYTDGYLAFPFRRTLSRLREMQLERFGR
- a CDS encoding hybrid sensor histidine kinase/response regulator; protein product: MMQRKLLGNDSMQLHEMYLLARNLMMALCLVTVALALWLTRRVLRYRRHLAERDALYHQVLNHLPLMVRIRDLSGQVRFENLATRGSEVADWGSLDLLDAEQGSRLPPVSRVVWESQREALQKGVSQERFLEIGEVDQADYRAYRLISFPIYDVDGRARALGSMAIVETDQARDRRSLASLAADLEQQVQARTAELSAAKEQAEAATRAKATFLANMSHEIRSPLNALVGLSHLARRSNHDPRLENYLGKILKSAEHLQDVVGDILDFSKIEAGEMTIERVEFSLQRLVDSVVDIVWERARGKPLQLIVDIDPRLPEQFYGDPLRIVQILINFMDNAIKFTERGRISMRVLLGEAQAERYGLHFEIQDSGVGIPADRLGEIFKPFQQLDDSITRRYGGSGLGLAICAQLTTLLGGQLTARSELGVGSLFRLSLELEAVTATPGSAEAGDALRRVSMAGRHVLLVEDDALNREVATEQLSALGLRVSVAVNGFEALQYLASDSSVDLVLMDVQMPVMDGLETIRVLRASQPELPVIALTANNLRGDRERCLQAGMSDYLAKPIDPVQLELLLERWLSQPLAHLPPEQLSEQRQQPFPDIAGLDHQAALARLLGNHELYLSLLGRFADDYAEVAENVCQSLENGRFDQAQEELHRFKSLAGTLGAEALQALSLELELALREERAWADAYYRFADEFNRVLGAIKTGLASMGK
- a CDS encoding protein-glutamate methylesterase/protein-glutamine glutaminase, translated to MIKVMIVDDSAVVRSLLREQLEAEPDIDVIGVAPDPLFAFQKLRTLRPDVLVVDVEMPRMDGLTFLRQLMQDDPIPTIVFSSLAEQGSAVALDAMDAGAVAILCKPGAGVGQFIQEQRAQLVQTVRQAATSRMRKVGRPVQSKTQSVPPLAGTALSRTTDALVAIGTSTGGTRALEYLLKRMPKDCTGLVIVQHMPANFTRQFAQRLNASCAIEVQEAQDGDRVIPGRALIAPGGLHLSVRRNGAQYQVVVQDGPPVSRHKPSVDVLFRSVAQAAGRNALGVIMTGMGDDGARGLKIMRDAGALTLAQDEDSCVVFGMPKEAIRHGAVEQICSLDQIPERIAHFGQKV
- a CDS encoding peptidylprolyl isomerase, whose translation is MPKAMARHILVKTEAEAAQLKKRIANGEAFDVLARKYSTCPSGKKGGDLGEVRPGQMVRSIDQIIFKKALREVHGPVKSQFGYHLVQVFYRD
- a CDS encoding CheR family methyltransferase → MKSLSPEAFRTIQEWLYRTAGIQINAQKSSMVVSRLWRRVDALGLEDFNAYLAYVFGSDGAAERAEMLDRLTTNETYFFREPAHFARLKNQIIPSLKDRPIKVWCAAASTGEEPYSLAMVLDEQLGGDGWQLVASDICGRAVQQAKRGIYRLERLELLPVDYLKTYCRRGTGTYQGMMMIDRDLRTRVRFEQHNLLHPWPEAGGFDVIFLRNVLIYFDQPTRQRVIDNLCKALRPGGWLITGHCESLAGIRMPLQQLAPSVYRESNTQQAPRRITA